In Neofelis nebulosa isolate mNeoNeb1 chromosome 7, mNeoNeb1.pri, whole genome shotgun sequence, the following proteins share a genomic window:
- the LOC131517733 gene encoding cholesterol 24-hydroxylase isoform X1, which produces MSPGLLLLLGSAVLVAFGLFCTFVHRARSRYEHIPGPPRPSFLLGHLPYFWKKDEVCGRMLQDVFLDWAKKYGPVVRVNVFHKTSVIVTSPESVKKFLMSTKYNKDSKMYHAIQTVFGERLFGQGLVSECDYERWHKQRRVMDLAFSRSSLVSLMETFNEKAEQLVEILEAKADGQTPVSMQDMLTCTTMDILAKAAFGMETGMLLGAQKPLSRKVKLILEGITASRNTLAKFMPGKWKKLREIRESVRFLRQVGKDWVQRRREALKRGEDVPADILTQILKAEEGAQDDEILLDNFVTFFIAGHETSANHLAFTVMELSRQPEILARLQAEVDEVIGSKRHLDCDDLGRLQYLSQVLKESLRLYPPAWGTFRLLEEETLIDGVRVPGNTPLLFSTYVMGRMDTYFEDPLTFNPDRFSPKAPKPRFTYFPFSLGPRSCIGQQFAQMEVKVVMAKLLQRLEFRLVPGQRYGLQEQATLKPLDPVLCTLRPRGWQPAPPPPC; this is translated from the exons ATGAGCCccgggctgctgctgctgctcggCAGCGCCGTCCTGGTTGCCTTCGGCCTCTTCTGCACCTTCGTGCACCGCGCTCGCAGCCGCTACGAGCACATCCCCGGGCCGCCGAGGCCCAg TTTCCTTCTAGGACACCTCCCCTACTTTTGGAAAAAGGATGAGGTTTGTGGCCGCATGCTCCAAGATGTGTTTTTGGATTG GGCTAAGAAGTACGGACCCGTCGTGCGGGTCAACGTCTTCCACAAAACCTCAGTCATCGTCACGAGCCCCGAGTCGGTCAAG AAGTTCCTGATGTCAACCAAGTACAACAAGGACTCCAAGATGTACCACGCAATCCAGACCGTGTTTGGTGAGAG ACTGTTTGGCCAAGGTTTGGTGTCAGAATGTGACTATGAGCGCTGGCACAAGCAACGCAGGGTCATGGACTTGGCCTTCAGCCGCAG CTCCCTGGTCAGCTTGATGGAAACGTTCAACGAGAAGGCGGAGCAGCTGGTGGAGATTCTGGAGGCCAAGGCGGATGGGCAGACCCCGGTGTCCATGCAGGACATGCTGACCTGCACCACCATGGACATCCTGGCCAAG gcAGCTTTTGGGATGGAGACAGGCATGCTGCTGGGCGCCCAGAAGCCTCTGTCCCGGAAGGTGAAACTGATCCTGGAGGGCATCACTGCATCTCGAAACACTCTGGCGAAG TTCATGCCAGGGAAGTGGAAGAAACTCCGAGAGATCCGGGAAAGCGTTCGCTTCCTGCGCCAGGTTGGCAAGGACTGGGTCCAGCGCCGCCGGGAGGCCCTGAAGCGGGGGGAGGACGTCCCTGCCGACATCCTCACACAGATCCTCAAAG CTGAAGAGGGGGCCCAGGACGATGAGATCCTGCTGGACAACTTCGTCACCTTCTTCATTGCTG GCCACGAGACCTCTGCCAATCATCTGGCATTCACGGTGATGGAGCTGTCTCGCCAGCCTGAGATCTTGGCAAG GCTGCAGGCCGAGGTGGACGAGGTCATCGGTTCTAAGAGGCACCTTGACTGTGACGACCTGGGGAGGCTGCAGTATCTGTCCCag GTTCTGAAAGAGTCGCTGAGGCTGTACCCGCCAGCGTGGGGCACCTTTCGCCTGCTGGAGGAGGAGACCTTGATCGATGGGGTCCGAGTCCCCGGCAACACCCCGCTCCTG TTCAGCACCTACGTCATGGGGCGTATGGACACATACTTTGAGGACCCACTGACTTTCAACCCCGATCGCTTCAGCCCTAAAGCACCGAA GCCGAGGTTCACCtacttccccttctctctgggccCCCGCTCCTGCATCGGACAGCAGTTTGCTCAG ATGGAGGTGAAGGTGGTCATGGCCAAGCTGCTGCAGAGGCTCGAGTTCCGGCTGGTGCCTGGACAGCGATACGGGCTGCAGGAGCAGGCCACGCTCAAGCCGCTCGACCCTGTGCTGTGCACTCTGCGGCCCCGGGGCTGGCAGCCCGCACCCCCGCCACCCTGCTGA
- the LOC131517733 gene encoding cholesterol 24-hydroxylase isoform X2 codes for MRAKKYGPVVRVNVFHKTSVIVTSPESVKKFLMSTKYNKDSKMYHAIQTVFGERLFGQGLVSECDYERWHKQRRVMDLAFSRSSLVSLMETFNEKAEQLVEILEAKADGQTPVSMQDMLTCTTMDILAKAAFGMETGMLLGAQKPLSRKVKLILEGITASRNTLAKFMPGKWKKLREIRESVRFLRQVGKDWVQRRREALKRGEDVPADILTQILKAEEGAQDDEILLDNFVTFFIAGHETSANHLAFTVMELSRQPEILARLQAEVDEVIGSKRHLDCDDLGRLQYLSQVLKESLRLYPPAWGTFRLLEEETLIDGVRVPGNTPLLFSTYVMGRMDTYFEDPLTFNPDRFSPKAPKPRFTYFPFSLGPRSCIGQQFAQMEVKVVMAKLLQRLEFRLVPGQRYGLQEQATLKPLDPVLCTLRPRGWQPAPPPPC; via the exons ATGAG GGCTAAGAAGTACGGACCCGTCGTGCGGGTCAACGTCTTCCACAAAACCTCAGTCATCGTCACGAGCCCCGAGTCGGTCAAG AAGTTCCTGATGTCAACCAAGTACAACAAGGACTCCAAGATGTACCACGCAATCCAGACCGTGTTTGGTGAGAG ACTGTTTGGCCAAGGTTTGGTGTCAGAATGTGACTATGAGCGCTGGCACAAGCAACGCAGGGTCATGGACTTGGCCTTCAGCCGCAG CTCCCTGGTCAGCTTGATGGAAACGTTCAACGAGAAGGCGGAGCAGCTGGTGGAGATTCTGGAGGCCAAGGCGGATGGGCAGACCCCGGTGTCCATGCAGGACATGCTGACCTGCACCACCATGGACATCCTGGCCAAG gcAGCTTTTGGGATGGAGACAGGCATGCTGCTGGGCGCCCAGAAGCCTCTGTCCCGGAAGGTGAAACTGATCCTGGAGGGCATCACTGCATCTCGAAACACTCTGGCGAAG TTCATGCCAGGGAAGTGGAAGAAACTCCGAGAGATCCGGGAAAGCGTTCGCTTCCTGCGCCAGGTTGGCAAGGACTGGGTCCAGCGCCGCCGGGAGGCCCTGAAGCGGGGGGAGGACGTCCCTGCCGACATCCTCACACAGATCCTCAAAG CTGAAGAGGGGGCCCAGGACGATGAGATCCTGCTGGACAACTTCGTCACCTTCTTCATTGCTG GCCACGAGACCTCTGCCAATCATCTGGCATTCACGGTGATGGAGCTGTCTCGCCAGCCTGAGATCTTGGCAAG GCTGCAGGCCGAGGTGGACGAGGTCATCGGTTCTAAGAGGCACCTTGACTGTGACGACCTGGGGAGGCTGCAGTATCTGTCCCag GTTCTGAAAGAGTCGCTGAGGCTGTACCCGCCAGCGTGGGGCACCTTTCGCCTGCTGGAGGAGGAGACCTTGATCGATGGGGTCCGAGTCCCCGGCAACACCCCGCTCCTG TTCAGCACCTACGTCATGGGGCGTATGGACACATACTTTGAGGACCCACTGACTTTCAACCCCGATCGCTTCAGCCCTAAAGCACCGAA GCCGAGGTTCACCtacttccccttctctctgggccCCCGCTCCTGCATCGGACAGCAGTTTGCTCAG ATGGAGGTGAAGGTGGTCATGGCCAAGCTGCTGCAGAGGCTCGAGTTCCGGCTGGTGCCTGGACAGCGATACGGGCTGCAGGAGCAGGCCACGCTCAAGCCGCTCGACCCTGTGCTGTGCACTCTGCGGCCCCGGGGCTGGCAGCCCGCACCCCCGCCACCCTGCTGA